TCCTCGGTAACCGACCGGCCCCATCCACCGGGAGCCCTGCTGCCGGAACGGCTCCTCACCGGATCGCCGGCTCCAAGAGCTCTTGGGCCGGTACGCCGCAAAACATGGCCCTCGCGCGCCGCCTGGCCGGGAATGGCCACCGATTCCGCGAGGGAAGCGACGGAGTGACGCCGTGGGAGATGCTCGCCGTCCTCGCGGCGGGCATCAGCGCAGGCGTCGTCAACACCGTCGTCGGCTCCGGGTCGCTGATCACTTTTCCCGTTCTGCTCGCCACCGGCATGCCACCTGTCACCGCTGCGGTCTCCAACACGCTCGGCCTGATCCCCGGCTCCATCAGCGGGGCCATCGGTTATCGCGCCGAGCTCGGCGGCCAGGGCCGGCGCATCCTGAAGATGAGCGTCGGCTCCCTGTTCGGCGGCCTCGCGGGCGCCATGCTCCTGCTGGCCCTGCCCGCCACGTGGTTCGAGAGGATCGTGCCGGCCCTGGTGGGCCTCGCCCTCGTCCTGGTCCTGCTCCAGCCCCGGATCAGCGAAAGCGTGCGGCGGCACCGCGAGCGCACCAGCGGCTCACCCCACCCCGACGGCGGCCCGCTGCTTCTCATCGGACTGACACTCGCCAGCGTCTACGGCGGCTACTTCTCCGCCGCCCAGGGAATCATCTACATGTCCCTGATGGGCGTGCTCCTTGACGAGACCCTGCAACGCCTCAACGCCGTCAGGAACGTCCTCGTCGCCGTCGTCAACACCGTCGCCGCACTCTTCTTCCTCTTCTCCGCGGATTTCGACTGGACGGCCGTCGTACTCCTCGCGATCGGTTCTGCCTTCGGCGGCCTGATCGGGGCCAAAGTAGGCCGCCGCCTCAGCCCCGCCGTGTTGCGCCTCCTCATCGTGGCGGTCGGTATCGTCGCCATCGTCCGGCTGGTGCATCACTGATCCAGGCCCCTTGTGCCACACAGTCTCCGCCCCTGAGCGCCTGGGGGTGCCTCGAAGGTTCCGGACATGTGGTCCGTTAGGGTCGAGACCATCCCGCGGACCTACGGGCTGGTCGAGCTGCCCGGCTTCGGGCAGCTCGACCAGCCCACCCTTTGGCGCTTTACAGATCAGAACCTGTGCGCCGCGTTATAGGCTTACACCGGGTATGCCCTCGAAAGCATTAACGCGTTAGCTCGAATAAGGGTTGTCGTAGTAGCTCCATCCGCAGATATCGGTCCCCGTTACGTCCGCGCAGACATAAACGGTTACACCCTTGACGCGAGCGTTGTCTCGCCAGATGAGTCCTCCCACTCCGGACTCCCCACCACTGCACGAGTCGGTGTGCTTACGAGTGTCTTTCCCGGAACCCAGTTCATTGACGATCCGCAT
This region of Streptosporangium sp. NBC_01495 genomic DNA includes:
- a CDS encoding sulfite exporter TauE/SafE family protein, with protein sequence MTPWEMLAVLAAGISAGVVNTVVGSGSLITFPVLLATGMPPVTAAVSNTLGLIPGSISGAIGYRAELGGQGRRILKMSVGSLFGGLAGAMLLLALPATWFERIVPALVGLALVLVLLQPRISESVRRHRERTSGSPHPDGGPLLLIGLTLASVYGGYFSAAQGIIYMSLMGVLLDETLQRLNAVRNVLVAVVNTVAALFFLFSADFDWTAVVLLAIGSAFGGLIGAKVGRRLSPAVLRLLIVAVGIVAIVRLVHH